One genomic segment of Streptomyces sp. RerS4 includes these proteins:
- a CDS encoding S8 family serine peptidase has product MLAAALGAALTFGAPTALAGTDPVSPSGSASAPAAAAAPQAAAPTSQSATWVAGTRAYFVITTPGDTSAVRAAVAANGGSVFASYDAIGVIVAHSASGTFAATMRGVSGVQQVGATRTSDVPADAYNPALPANPAQSTTPAGEPVRADMTQIKADQAWAVTTGSATVKVGILDTGVDDQHQDLAPNFNAADSASCAYGKADTRAGAWRDVGTHGTHVAGTVAAAKNGKGVIGVAPSVKISSVRIAEPGSSLFFAENTVCGFMWAGDHGFKVTNNSYYTDPWQFNCPDNADQAAIIEGVKRAQEYAEAKGSLQVAAAGNSNLDLANKTTDTESPNDSTPVTRTITNACLDIPTELPGVVTVSAMGTTAKASYSNYGLNVVDVTAPGGDATGIYSTLPGGKYGSMSGTSMASPHVAGVAALLASTNPGITPAQLRDKLAVQANDVACPSDSRCKGTTAKNGFFGEGQVDALKAVGSTPPPGKYFENLGDVAIGDNTTVESAITVSGVTGNAPATLKVGVNVVHTYIGDLKVDLIAPDGSVYTVHNRAGGSADNINQTYTVNASSEVANGTWKLRVNDNAGGDTGKIDSWNLTF; this is encoded by the coding sequence GTGCTGGCCGCCGCTCTCGGCGCCGCCCTCACCTTCGGCGCTCCCACCGCGCTCGCCGGCACCGATCCCGTCTCCCCGTCCGGCTCCGCCTCCGCCCCGGCGGCCGCGGCAGCGCCCCAGGCCGCGGCCCCGACTTCCCAGAGTGCGACCTGGGTTGCCGGCACCCGTGCCTACTTCGTGATCACCACGCCCGGTGACACCTCGGCGGTCCGTGCCGCCGTCGCCGCCAACGGCGGCTCCGTCTTCGCGTCCTACGACGCGATCGGCGTGATCGTCGCCCACTCGGCCTCCGGCACGTTCGCCGCCACCATGCGCGGCGTCAGCGGCGTCCAGCAGGTCGGCGCCACCCGCACCTCGGACGTGCCGGCGGACGCCTACAACCCGGCACTGCCCGCCAACCCGGCGCAGTCCACCACCCCGGCCGGCGAGCCGGTCCGCGCCGACATGACCCAGATCAAGGCCGACCAGGCCTGGGCCGTGACCACCGGCTCCGCCACCGTCAAGGTCGGCATCCTGGACACCGGTGTCGACGACCAGCACCAGGACCTGGCGCCGAACTTCAACGCGGCGGACTCCGCCTCCTGCGCCTACGGCAAGGCGGACACCCGCGCCGGCGCCTGGCGGGACGTCGGCACCCACGGCACGCACGTGGCCGGCACGGTGGCGGCCGCCAAGAACGGCAAGGGCGTCATCGGCGTCGCCCCGAGCGTGAAGATCTCCTCGGTGCGCATCGCGGAGCCCGGCTCCTCGCTCTTCTTCGCCGAGAACACCGTCTGCGGCTTCATGTGGGCCGGTGACCACGGCTTCAAGGTCACCAACAACAGCTACTACACCGACCCGTGGCAGTTCAACTGCCCGGACAACGCCGACCAGGCCGCGATCATCGAGGGCGTCAAGCGCGCCCAGGAGTACGCGGAGGCCAAGGGCTCGCTCCAGGTCGCGGCGGCCGGCAACTCCAACCTGGACCTGGCCAACAAGACCACCGACACCGAGAGCCCGAACGACTCGACCCCGGTCACCCGCACCATCACCAACGCCTGCCTGGACATCCCGACCGAACTCCCGGGCGTGGTCACGGTCTCGGCGATGGGCACCACCGCGAAGGCCTCGTACTCCAACTACGGCCTGAACGTCGTCGACGTCACGGCTCCCGGCGGCGACGCGACCGGCATCTACAGCACCCTGCCGGGCGGCAAGTACGGCAGCATGAGCGGTACCTCGATGGCCTCTCCGCACGTGGCCGGTGTGGCCGCGCTGCTGGCGAGCACCAACCCGGGCATCACCCCGGCGCAGCTGCGCGACAAGCTGGCCGTCCAGGCCAACGACGTGGCCTGCCCGTCGGACAGCCGGTGCAAGGGCACCACGGCGAAGAACGGCTTCTTCGGCGAGGGCCAGGTCGACGCGCTGAAGGCCGTCGGCAGCACCCCGCCGCCCGGCAAGTACTTCGAGAACCTCGGTGACGTCGCCATCGGCGACAACACCACCGTGGAGAGCGCGATCACCGTCAGCGGGGTGACCGGCAACGCGCCGGCGACCCTGAAGGTGGGCGTGAACGTCGTGCACACCTACATCGGTGACCTGAAGGTCGACCTCATCGCCCCGGACGGCTCCGTCTACACGGTCCACAACCGGGCGGGCGGCAGCGCGGACAACATCAACCAGACCTACACGGTCAACGCCTCCTCCGAGGTGGCGAACGGCACCTGGAAGCTGCGCGTGAACGACAACGCGGGCGGCGACACGGGCAAGATCGACTCCTGGAACCTGACCTTCTAG
- a CDS encoding cation:dicarboxylase symporter family transporter: MAARRDRTHYLYIAVIAAVLLGIVVGFAAPGVAVELKPLGTGFVNLIKMMISPVIFCTIVLGIGSVRKAAKVGAVGGLALGYFMVMSTAALAIGLLVGNLLEPGSGLHLTEAARHAGEAQAKAGGAQSTPEFLLGIIPTTLVSAFTGGQVLQTLLVALLCGFALQAMGAAGEPVLRGIGHVQKLVFRVLAMIMWAAPVGAFGAIAAVVGATGIDALKSLAVIMIGFYATCVLFVFVVLGTLLRLCTGINVFSLLRYLGREFLLILSTSSSESALPRLIAKMEHLGVSRPVTGITVPTGYSFNLDGTAIYLTMSSLFVAEAMGTPLALGEQISLLLFMIVASKGAAGVTGAGLATLAGGLQTHRPELVDGVGLIVGIDRFMSEARALTNFAGNAVATVLIGTWTKEFDRERAGEVLAGRLPFDEATLVDDGHGDAPTTRPDEDRSPVPGPTAGTKDGVPA, encoded by the coding sequence GTGGCCGCCAGACGCGACAGAACCCACTATCTCTACATCGCGGTGATCGCCGCGGTGCTGCTCGGCATCGTCGTGGGCTTCGCCGCGCCCGGCGTGGCCGTGGAGCTGAAGCCGCTCGGCACGGGCTTCGTCAACCTCATCAAGATGATGATCTCCCCGGTGATCTTCTGCACGATCGTGCTGGGGATCGGGTCGGTGCGCAAGGCCGCCAAGGTCGGCGCGGTGGGCGGGCTGGCCCTCGGGTACTTCATGGTGATGTCCACGGCGGCGCTGGCCATCGGCCTGCTGGTCGGCAACCTGCTGGAGCCCGGCAGCGGACTGCACCTGACGGAGGCCGCGCGCCACGCCGGCGAGGCGCAGGCCAAGGCGGGCGGGGCGCAGAGCACCCCGGAATTCCTCCTGGGCATCATCCCGACCACGCTGGTGTCGGCCTTCACCGGCGGCCAGGTGCTCCAGACCCTGCTGGTGGCGCTGCTGTGCGGATTCGCACTCCAGGCCATGGGGGCCGCGGGCGAGCCGGTGCTGCGCGGGATCGGGCACGTGCAGAAGCTGGTGTTCCGGGTCCTGGCGATGATCATGTGGGCGGCGCCGGTGGGCGCCTTCGGCGCCATCGCGGCGGTGGTCGGGGCGACCGGCATCGACGCGCTGAAGTCCCTCGCCGTCATCATGATCGGCTTCTACGCGACCTGCGTGCTCTTCGTCTTCGTGGTGCTGGGCACGCTGCTGCGGCTGTGCACGGGCATCAACGTCTTCTCCCTGCTGCGGTACCTGGGCCGCGAGTTCCTGCTGATCCTGTCGACGTCCTCCTCGGAGTCGGCCCTGCCCCGGCTGATCGCGAAGATGGAGCACCTCGGCGTCTCCCGGCCGGTCACCGGCATCACCGTGCCGACGGGTTACTCGTTCAACCTGGACGGCACGGCCATCTACCTCACGATGTCCTCGCTCTTCGTCGCCGAGGCCATGGGCACGCCGCTGGCCCTGGGCGAGCAGATCTCGCTGCTGCTGTTCATGATCGTGGCCTCCAAGGGCGCGGCCGGCGTCACCGGGGCGGGCCTGGCCACCCTGGCCGGCGGTCTGCAGACGCACCGCCCCGAACTGGTCGACGGGGTCGGTCTGATCGTGGGCATCGACCGCTTCATGAGCGAGGCGCGGGCCCTGACGAACTTCGCGGGCAACGCGGTCGCCACCGTCCTGATCGGGACGTGGACGAAGGAGTTCGACCGGGAGCGGGCCGGCGAAGTCCTCGCCGGACGCCTCCCGTTCGACGAGGCGACGCTCGTGGACGACGGCCACGGCGACGCGCCGACCACCCGGCCGGACGAGGACCGCAGCCCCGTACCCGGCCCGACGGCCGGCACCAAGGACGGGGTGCCCGCGTAG
- a CDS encoding sensor histidine kinase has product MLRFPRPPRSLAGQLFAMHVLLVAVVLAGCAVFAYASARGQAEDAARRQAGAVARAVADSPSVRDAVLGASATGGGDPSAALQPYAERVRSHTGVDFVTIMAPDGRRWTHPDPRRIGEHYLGNTARALGGETFGETYTGTLGPSIRVITPLVAPDGRIVGLVSAGITVRVVSDRLAAQLTMLAWVAGGALALGGAGTYVINARLRRHTHGMNAAELSRMYDYHQAALHGVREGLLMLDGHRRITLVNDAGRELLGLRGEITGTPVADLGLPAPLTGALLADRPRVDEVHLTADRVLVVNSSPVAGGGRRGTVVTLRDHTELQALAGELDHERGFTQALRSQAHEAANRLHTVVSLIELGRAEEAVEFATAELELAQALTDEVVTAVGEPVLVALLLGKAAQAHERGIELFVAQDGGAVDGALDGAVNGAVDGSVERSVEGAVYRGQPDFPPARDLVTVLGNLIDNALEALSGVPGGRVRVTVRRDGHGLLLRVADNGPGLPEGVDVFRRGWSGKGEGRGLGLALVRQVTDRHGGRVDTARAPEGGAEFTVRLPLAEAAR; this is encoded by the coding sequence ATGCTCCGTTTCCCCAGGCCACCCCGCAGTCTCGCCGGCCAGCTCTTCGCGATGCACGTGCTGCTCGTCGCGGTCGTCCTCGCGGGCTGCGCGGTCTTCGCCTACGCGAGTGCCCGGGGTCAGGCCGAGGACGCGGCCCGGCGGCAGGCCGGGGCCGTGGCGCGGGCCGTCGCCGATTCGCCGTCCGTACGGGACGCCGTACTCGGCGCCTCCGCCACCGGGGGCGGCGACCCGTCGGCCGCGCTCCAGCCGTACGCGGAACGGGTCCGCTCCCACACCGGCGTGGACTTCGTGACGATCATGGCTCCCGACGGCCGGCGCTGGACCCACCCCGACCCCCGCCGCATCGGCGAGCACTACCTCGGCAACACCGCCCGCGCCCTGGGCGGCGAGACCTTCGGCGAGACCTACACCGGCACCCTCGGCCCCTCGATCCGCGTGATCACCCCGCTGGTCGCGCCGGACGGCCGCATCGTCGGCCTGGTCAGCGCCGGGATCACCGTCCGCGTCGTCAGCGACCGGCTGGCGGCGCAGCTCACGATGCTCGCCTGGGTGGCGGGCGGCGCACTGGCGCTCGGCGGCGCGGGAACGTACGTCATCAACGCCCGGCTGCGCCGCCACACCCACGGCATGAACGCCGCCGAGCTGAGCCGGATGTACGACTACCACCAGGCGGCCCTGCACGGGGTCCGGGAAGGGCTGCTGATGCTCGACGGCCATCGCAGGATCACCCTCGTCAACGACGCGGGACGCGAACTGCTGGGCCTGCGCGGGGAGATCACCGGAACGCCCGTGGCCGACCTCGGCCTGCCCGCCCCGCTCACCGGGGCCCTGCTCGCCGACCGGCCCCGGGTGGACGAGGTGCACCTGACGGCGGATCGGGTGCTCGTCGTCAACAGCTCACCCGTCGCCGGCGGTGGCCGCCGCGGCACCGTGGTCACCCTGCGCGACCATACCGAACTCCAGGCGCTGGCCGGTGAGTTGGATCACGAGCGGGGATTCACCCAGGCCCTGCGCTCGCAGGCGCACGAGGCCGCGAACCGGCTGCACACGGTGGTCTCCCTCATCGAACTGGGCCGCGCCGAGGAGGCGGTGGAGTTCGCCACCGCCGAACTGGAGCTGGCCCAGGCGCTGACCGACGAGGTGGTCACCGCCGTGGGCGAGCCGGTCCTCGTCGCCCTGCTCCTCGGCAAGGCGGCGCAGGCGCACGAGCGGGGCATCGAACTGTTCGTCGCCCAGGACGGCGGCGCGGTCGACGGGGCGCTCGACGGCGCGGTGAACGGGGCGGTCGACGGCTCGGTCGAGCGGTCCGTCGAGGGCGCCGTCTACCGCGGGCAGCCCGACTTCCCGCCCGCCCGGGACCTCGTCACGGTGCTCGGCAACCTGATCGACAACGCCCTCGAGGCCCTGAGCGGCGTCCCGGGCGGGCGCGTCCGCGTCACCGTCCGCCGCGACGGGCACGGGCTGCTGCTCCGCGTCGCGGACAACGGCCCTGGGCTGCCCGAGGGGGTGGACGTCTTCCGGCGCGGCTGGTCCGGCAAGGGGGAGGGGCGGGGCCTCGGCCTCGCCCTGGTCCGGCAGGTGACCGACCGGCACGGCGGCAGGGTGGACACGGCGCGGGCGCCTGAGGGCGGCGCGGAGTTCACCGTACGCCTGCCGCTCGCGGAGGCGGCCCGATGA
- a CDS encoding response regulator: MSASPTGGQPVRVLVVEDDPVAADAHALYVGRVPGFTAVAAVHTLAEATRVLERTRIDLLLLDLTLPDGNGLRFARGLRAAGHPVDVIAVTSARDLAVVRESVSLGVVQYVLKPFAFPTLRERLLRYAEFRAAAGEAGGQDDVDRALAALRAPGPAELPKGIGAPTLDRVVALLRAAPEGLTAAAAAEAAGISRITARRYLEHLVDTGRADRAPRYGQVGRPELHYRWRAAATGSVSKV; the protein is encoded by the coding sequence ATGAGCGCCTCCCCGACGGGCGGGCAGCCGGTGCGCGTGCTGGTGGTCGAGGACGACCCCGTCGCCGCCGACGCGCACGCCCTCTACGTCGGCCGGGTGCCCGGCTTCACCGCCGTGGCCGCTGTCCACACCCTGGCCGAGGCCACCCGGGTCCTGGAGCGCACCCGGATCGACCTGCTGCTGCTCGATCTCACCCTGCCCGACGGCAACGGGCTGCGTTTCGCGCGCGGACTGCGGGCCGCCGGGCACCCCGTCGACGTCATCGCGGTGACCTCGGCGCGCGACCTCGCGGTGGTCCGCGAGAGCGTCTCCCTGGGCGTCGTGCAGTACGTCCTTAAGCCCTTCGCCTTCCCCACCCTTCGCGAACGGCTCCTGCGCTACGCCGAGTTCCGCGCGGCGGCCGGCGAGGCGGGTGGCCAGGACGACGTGGACCGGGCGCTCGCCGCACTGCGCGCGCCCGGTCCGGCGGAACTGCCCAAGGGGATCGGCGCCCCGACCCTGGACCGGGTCGTCGCGCTGCTGCGGGCGGCGCCCGAGGGGCTGACCGCGGCGGCGGCGGCCGAGGCGGCCGGGATCTCGCGGATCACCGCCCGCCGGTACCTGGAGCACCTGGTGGACACCGGCCGCGCGGACCGCGCCCCCCGCTACGGCCAGGTCGGCCGCCCCGAGCTGCACTACCGCTGGCGTGCGGCGGCGACCGGCTCGGTGTCGAAGGTGTAG
- a CDS encoding tyrosinase family protein: MTVRKNQATLTAAEKRAFTNALLELKRTGRYDRFVTTHNGFIMSDTDGGDRVGHRSPSFLPWHRRFLLEFEAALQAVDASVTIPYWDWTADRTSRSSLWAADFVGGTGRARDGQVMDGPFAYATGKWDINVRVDGRAYLRRALGEGVAQLPTRAEVDAVLAMPVYDMAPWNSSSNGFRNHLEGWRGANLHNRVHVWVGGQMGTGVSPNDPVFWMHHAFVDKLWADWQAKNPQSTYLPAAGTPNVVDLRDTMRPWNDVTPADMLDHRKFYTFDTEPVAAARQR, encoded by the coding sequence ATGACCGTCCGCAAGAACCAGGCCACGCTGACCGCCGCCGAGAAGCGCGCCTTCACCAACGCGCTCCTGGAGCTGAAGCGCACCGGCCGCTACGACCGCTTCGTCACCACGCACAACGGCTTCATCATGAGCGACACCGACGGGGGCGACCGGGTGGGCCACCGCTCCCCCTCCTTCCTCCCCTGGCACCGCCGTTTCCTGCTGGAGTTCGAGGCGGCCCTCCAGGCGGTGGACGCGAGCGTGACGATCCCGTACTGGGACTGGACCGCCGACCGCACCTCCCGTTCCTCCCTGTGGGCCGCGGACTTCGTCGGCGGTACGGGCCGCGCCCGCGACGGTCAGGTCATGGACGGCCCGTTCGCCTACGCGACGGGCAAGTGGGACATCAACGTCCGCGTCGACGGCCGCGCCTACCTGCGCCGCGCGCTCGGCGAGGGCGTCGCGCAGCTGCCGACCCGGGCCGAGGTGGACGCGGTCCTCGCCATGCCGGTCTACGACATGGCCCCCTGGAACAGTTCCTCGAACGGTTTCCGCAACCACCTGGAGGGCTGGCGCGGCGCCAACCTCCACAACCGGGTGCACGTGTGGGTCGGCGGCCAGATGGGAACCGGCGTCTCCCCCAACGACCCGGTGTTCTGGATGCACCACGCCTTCGTGGACAAGCTGTGGGCCGACTGGCAGGCGAAGAACCCGCAGTCGACCTACCTGCCGGCCGCCGGCACCCCGAACGTGGTGGATCTGCGCGACACCATGCGCCCGTGGAACGACGTGACCCCGGCCGACATGCTGGACCACCGCAAGTTCTACACCTTCGACACCGAGCCGGTCGCCGCCGCACGCCAGCGGTAG
- a CDS encoding tyrosinase cofactor has protein sequence MNKITRRQALGTTAGALTVLGLAGATAHAAATDSRAAATPAGTVDEVYQGRRIRISPAAGGGHHGGHHGSHGGALPTVTIDGRELHVMRNADGTWISVVNHYETFADPVSLARAAVRELRGATLLPFDPMGGAA, from the coding sequence ATGAACAAGATCACCCGCCGGCAGGCCTTGGGCACCACTGCCGGCGCACTCACCGTCCTCGGCCTCGCAGGCGCCACCGCGCACGCCGCCGCCACCGACTCCCGGGCCGCCGCCACCCCCGCCGGCACCGTCGACGAGGTGTACCAGGGCCGCCGCATCCGCATATCCCCCGCCGCCGGGGGCGGCCACCACGGCGGTCACCACGGCAGCCACGGCGGCGCGCTGCCCACCGTCACGATCGACGGCCGTGAACTGCACGTCATGCGCAACGCCGACGGCACCTGGATCAGCGTGGTCAACCACTACGAGACCTTTGCCGACCCGGTCTCGCTCGCCCGCGCCGCCGTGCGCGAGCTGCGCGGCGCCACCCTCCTGCCCTTCGACCCGATGGGAGGCGCGGCATGA
- a CDS encoding glutamate decarboxylase, whose translation MALHETKDVHAGDADTDVFASALSGEILPKYRIPEEHAPSDVVYSLLRNELLLDGNAAQNLATFCTTWSDEGVHRLMNECLDKNMIDKDEYPQTAEIEARCVNILADLWHAPPGVAGTGCSTTGSSEAAMLGGLALKWRWRERRRAEGKPTDRPNLVCGPVQICWEKFGRYFDVEIRQIPLEPDATGLRPHQLAAYVDENTIGVVAILGVTYTCDYEPVADIAAALDRIQAEHGWDVPVHVDAASGGFVAPFLHPDVVWDFRLPRVASVNTSGHKYGLAPLGVGWIVWRTADLLPADLVFNVDYLGGDMPTFALNFSRPGGEVIAQYYLFLRLGRAGYRRVQQACAETARYLAGRIADLGPFTLLYDGRGALPAVSYTLTDPAGAGFSLYDLSDRLRMRGWQVPSYPLPADREETVVQRVLIRHGVTRDQIALLVADLRRAVEHLAAQPRPVPTGESRSGFHH comes from the coding sequence ATGGCACTTCACGAGACGAAGGACGTCCACGCCGGCGACGCCGACACGGACGTGTTCGCGTCCGCGCTCAGCGGCGAGATCCTCCCCAAGTACCGGATCCCCGAGGAGCACGCGCCCTCGGACGTCGTCTACTCGCTCCTGCGCAACGAACTGCTCCTCGACGGCAACGCCGCCCAGAACCTGGCCACCTTCTGCACCACCTGGTCGGACGAGGGCGTCCACCGCCTGATGAACGAGTGCCTCGACAAGAACATGATCGACAAGGACGAGTACCCGCAGACCGCCGAGATCGAGGCCCGCTGCGTCAACATCCTCGCCGACCTCTGGCACGCGCCGCCCGGCGTCGCCGGCACCGGCTGCTCCACCACCGGCTCCAGCGAGGCCGCCATGCTCGGCGGACTCGCCCTCAAATGGCGCTGGCGCGAACGCCGCCGCGCCGAGGGCAAACCCACCGACCGCCCCAACCTGGTCTGCGGCCCCGTACAGATCTGCTGGGAGAAGTTCGGCCGCTACTTCGACGTCGAGATCCGCCAGATCCCCCTGGAACCCGACGCCACCGGCCTGCGCCCCCACCAGCTCGCCGCGTACGTCGACGAGAACACCATCGGCGTCGTCGCCATCCTCGGCGTCACCTACACCTGCGACTACGAACCCGTCGCCGACATCGCCGCCGCACTCGACCGCATCCAGGCCGAACACGGCTGGGACGTCCCCGTCCACGTCGACGCCGCCAGCGGCGGCTTCGTCGCCCCCTTCCTCCACCCCGACGTCGTCTGGGACTTCCGCCTGCCGCGCGTGGCCTCCGTCAACACCTCCGGCCACAAGTACGGGCTCGCGCCCCTCGGCGTCGGCTGGATCGTGTGGCGCACCGCCGACCTGCTGCCTGCCGACCTCGTCTTCAACGTCGACTACCTCGGCGGCGACATGCCGACCTTCGCCCTCAACTTCTCCCGCCCCGGCGGCGAGGTCATCGCCCAGTACTACCTGTTCCTGCGCCTGGGCCGGGCGGGCTACCGACGCGTCCAACAGGCCTGCGCCGAGACCGCCCGGTACCTGGCCGGCCGGATCGCCGACCTCGGCCCCTTCACCCTGCTCTACGACGGGCGGGGCGCGTTGCCCGCCGTCTCCTATACCCTCACCGACCCCGCCGGCGCCGGCTTCAGCCTCTACGACCTCTCCGACCGGCTGCGGATGCGCGGCTGGCAGGTGCCCTCGTACCCGCTGCCGGCCGACCGGGAGGAAACCGTCGTCCAGCGCGTCCTGATCCGGCACGGCGTCACCCGCGACCAGATCGCCCTGCTCGTCGCGGACCTGCGCCGGGCCGTCGAACACCTCGCCGCCCAGCCGCGACCGGTCCCCACCGGCGAATCCCGGTCGGGCTTCCACCACTGA